A genomic region of uncultured Roseibium sp. contains the following coding sequences:
- a CDS encoding ABC transporter ATP-binding protein gives MAGLVLKDVRKTYGEVTALQNIDLVFPTGKLTALLGPSGCGKTTLLRIIAGLETPTRGSLSLNGDDITTQAANKRKFGMVFQSFALFPHLSVGENVAYSLTISGVEKNARSRRAQELLDLVQMADFQDRRIGQLSGGQRQRVAIARALAQEPEVFLLDEPMSALDAQLRETMQVELRLLQQQLNITTIVVTHDQREAMTMADEIVVMSNGVCEQIGTPTDIYQRPETPFVASFIGKANFLSGIVRSGRVIAGECPFDLEKPAPFVDGSPVQLVCRPENVELCSADENTPNTLTGPVAFVRDVGPTREVFVETSAGRVICEMPSTEAASVVQGETTGVRLKPGALLCFPGETTAAAAERTVQSADQRENVAA, from the coding sequence ATGGCCGGACTGGTCTTAAAGGACGTCAGAAAGACATATGGCGAGGTAACTGCGCTTCAGAACATCGACCTTGTTTTTCCAACAGGCAAACTGACGGCGCTTCTGGGACCCTCGGGCTGCGGCAAGACGACGTTGCTGCGTATCATTGCCGGGCTCGAAACGCCAACCAGGGGAAGTCTTTCGCTCAACGGTGACGACATCACGACGCAGGCTGCCAACAAGCGCAAGTTCGGCATGGTGTTTCAGTCCTTCGCCCTCTTCCCTCATTTGTCGGTGGGCGAGAATGTCGCCTACAGCCTCACGATTTCGGGCGTCGAGAAGAACGCGCGTTCACGACGTGCACAAGAGCTGCTCGATCTTGTTCAGATGGCGGATTTCCAGGACCGCCGGATCGGTCAACTTTCAGGCGGCCAGCGCCAGCGCGTCGCTATCGCCCGTGCCCTGGCCCAGGAGCCGGAAGTGTTCCTGCTCGATGAGCCCATGTCCGCCCTGGATGCTCAGTTGCGCGAAACCATGCAGGTCGAGCTGCGCCTGCTGCAGCAGCAGCTGAACATCACCACCATCGTCGTTACCCACGATCAGCGGGAAGCGATGACAATGGCTGACGAGATCGTCGTCATGAGCAACGGTGTCTGCGAACAGATCGGCACGCCGACAGATATTTATCAGCGCCCGGAAACACCGTTCGTGGCTTCTTTCATTGGCAAAGCGAACTTTCTCAGCGGAATTGTTCGCAGCGGGCGCGTCATTGCCGGCGAATGCCCGTTTGATCTCGAGAAACCCGCCCCGTTTGTGGACGGCTCGCCGGTGCAACTCGTTTGCAGACCGGAGAATGTGGAATTGTGTTCTGCCGACGAGAATACCCCGAACACCCTGACCGGCCCGGTTGCCTTCGTCAGGGATGTCGGTCCAACGCGGGAAGTCTTCGTCGAGACAAGCGCGGGACGGGTTATTTGCGAAATGCCGTCGACCGAGGCCGCCTCGGTGGTTCAGGGTGAAACGACGGGGGTCAGGCTGAAACCCGGTGCCCTGTTGTGTTTCCCCGGCGAAACCACCGCTGCAGCTGCCGAACGAACAGTGCAGTCTGCCGACCAGCGCG
- a CDS encoding extracellular solute-binding protein produces MTQKFKTRSTADLTRRSILKGAAGTAALAAGSSLLAIPAIAQARSIKIGSYGGYFEDSFKKFVYPAFTEATGITVESVTQPNSSDWLVTMQQAAASGTVPADVSLYGKDTMIKATRIGDMLKPLDASKIPGVTNLDAEFLYEGPDGLVGVGSMAWFNAMVINPNEVTPAPTSWKEFWENPAFEGSLGISKKVDGRLLDITAKTFFDGAETLMTEDGIVAVLDKVAELKPHVALWWSAESQMEQAMKNEDVIAGSYYLDVANIMASDGFPIKPLFPAEGNPIGYGSWCLSPLSEKTGEAYEFMAFSSDPATQALMSRNIGTAPLVNRELTDLTDEEFAFVSGSPIITPAYESYLDNETFIKERWDAMLAGA; encoded by the coding sequence ATGACGCAGAAATTCAAGACCCGGAGCACGGCTGACCTGACACGCCGTTCGATCCTGAAAGGTGCGGCAGGTACCGCAGCCCTGGCCGCAGGCAGCTCGCTGCTTGCCATTCCGGCGATCGCCCAGGCGCGGTCGATCAAGATCGGTTCTTACGGGGGGTACTTCGAAGACAGCTTCAAGAAATTCGTCTATCCGGCCTTTACCGAGGCGACCGGCATTACGGTTGAGTCCGTCACCCAGCCGAACTCCAGTGACTGGCTCGTGACGATGCAGCAGGCGGCAGCCTCCGGAACGGTGCCGGCCGACGTGTCTCTCTACGGCAAGGACACGATGATCAAGGCGACGCGTATCGGCGACATGCTCAAGCCGCTGGACGCATCGAAAATCCCCGGGGTGACCAATCTGGATGCCGAGTTCCTGTATGAAGGTCCGGACGGTCTTGTCGGTGTCGGTTCGATGGCGTGGTTCAACGCCATGGTGATCAATCCGAACGAGGTGACACCTGCACCGACCAGCTGGAAGGAATTCTGGGAAAACCCCGCTTTCGAAGGCTCGCTCGGAATATCCAAGAAGGTCGACGGCCGTCTGCTCGACATTACAGCGAAAACCTTCTTCGACGGAGCCGAGACACTGATGACCGAAGACGGGATCGTGGCGGTCCTGGACAAGGTTGCGGAACTCAAGCCGCATGTGGCGCTGTGGTGGTCGGCCGAGAGCCAGATGGAACAGGCGATGAAAAACGAGGACGTGATCGCCGGTTCCTATTATCTGGACGTCGCCAACATCATGGCGTCCGACGGTTTCCCGATCAAACCGCTCTTCCCCGCCGAAGGCAACCCGATCGGCTACGGGTCCTGGTGCCTGAGCCCGCTTTCGGAGAAAACCGGTGAAGCGTACGAGTTCATGGCGTTCTCCAGTGATCCAGCAACGCAGGCGCTGATGTCGCGCAACATTGGCACGGCTCCCCTGGTCAACAGGGAACTGACCGACCTGACGGACGAGGAGTTCGCATTCGTTTCCGGGTCGCCGATCATTACGCCGGCCTACGAGTCCTATCTCGACAACGAGACGTTCATCAAGGAGCGGTGGGACGCGATGCTCGCCGGAGCCTGA
- a CDS encoding 2-oxoglutarate and iron-dependent oxygenase domain-containing protein has product MRDLLDQNTLAQEARVDGTDDQVALSSEHVSLPVIDLSGLHGDDPSALADVARELGKAAKTSGFFYIRNHGIDQTLMDEAFAASQAFHTRSRRYKMKYWCGYSTNHRGYVPFEENGSAFPKTINFNEAWDMSFEAPADHPDYLAGWKMTGPNVWPDLPGWKETISSYYDAVFSLGLKLLGALELELGVEAGTLRKHVNCPTSQLRLLRYLENDVPASKDFVGIEAHSDFECFTILLQGGPGLQVLNTDDYWMEAPPIPGTFIVNIGDIFETWSGGLYKSTQHRVVNTGKERYSMPLFFGLDYDAVVEPLPKFKTAETAEKYPPIKAGDHLMRMTVGAFRYISDAVDKGEIELDFAVPESNPFKRPAKTISQD; this is encoded by the coding sequence ATGCGTGATCTCTTGGACCAAAACACGCTTGCTCAAGAGGCGAGGGTGGATGGAACCGATGACCAGGTCGCATTGAGTTCGGAACATGTGTCTCTGCCGGTCATCGATCTGTCCGGCCTCCACGGCGACGATCCCTCGGCTCTGGCGGACGTTGCCCGGGAGCTGGGCAAGGCGGCGAAGACATCGGGCTTTTTCTACATTCGGAACCACGGCATCGATCAGACCCTGATGGATGAAGCGTTCGCCGCCTCCCAGGCGTTCCACACCCGGTCCCGGCGCTACAAGATGAAATACTGGTGCGGCTACAGCACCAATCACCGCGGCTATGTCCCTTTCGAGGAAAACGGCAGCGCGTTCCCCAAGACGATAAACTTCAACGAAGCGTGGGACATGTCGTTCGAAGCGCCCGCCGACCATCCGGACTACCTGGCGGGCTGGAAAATGACCGGTCCCAATGTCTGGCCGGACCTTCCCGGCTGGAAGGAGACGATCTCGAGCTACTATGACGCTGTCTTTTCGCTCGGGCTGAAGCTGCTGGGTGCGCTCGAACTTGAACTGGGCGTTGAAGCCGGAACGCTTCGCAAACATGTGAACTGTCCGACCTCGCAGTTGCGGCTCCTGCGCTACCTTGAAAATGATGTTCCGGCGAGCAAGGATTTCGTCGGCATCGAGGCCCATTCGGACTTCGAATGCTTCACCATTCTGCTCCAGGGTGGACCCGGTCTTCAGGTGCTCAATACCGATGATTACTGGATGGAGGCGCCGCCGATCCCCGGTACGTTCATCGTGAACATAGGCGACATTTTCGAGACCTGGTCGGGAGGGCTTTACAAATCGACGCAACACCGCGTGGTCAACACTGGCAAGGAACGGTATTCGATGCCGCTTTTCTTCGGTCTCGACTATGACGCTGTCGTTGAACCGCTGCCGAAGTTCAAGACAGCGGAGACTGCCGAAAAATACCCGCCGATCAAGGCAGGTGACCACCTGATGCGCATGACCGTCGGTGCTTTCCGGTACATTTCCGACGCCGTCGACAAGGGTGAGATTGAACTCGATTTTGCAGTGCCTGAAAGCAACCCGTTCAAGCGGCCCGCGAAGACGATCTCGCAAGACTGA
- a CDS encoding helix-turn-helix domain-containing protein has product MDNDIDGAIGAALKDFRNRNGFSARHLAELSGVSGAMISRIESGQVSPSISTLSALAAALKVPLVSLFRETTSDHTDYTFVERGSGLKSTRIVDEHVHEFENLAVHLRRDLQFGARIVTLKRQEAVPPVYVGSGVVFVHALEGEATYGYGKQEFNMRAGDSICVDAEMRHGILSVITPEFRFLTVQAEIQR; this is encoded by the coding sequence ATGGACAATGACATCGACGGCGCGATCGGTGCCGCTCTCAAGGATTTCAGAAACAGAAACGGCTTTTCCGCCCGGCATCTGGCCGAACTCTCCGGCGTTTCCGGAGCCATGATCAGCCGCATTGAAAGCGGACAGGTTTCTCCGTCGATCTCCACGCTGAGCGCCCTGGCGGCAGCGCTGAAAGTGCCGCTCGTCAGCCTGTTCCGCGAAACGACTTCGGACCACACGGACTACACTTTCGTGGAAAGAGGTTCCGGCCTCAAGTCGACGCGGATCGTAGACGAGCATGTGCACGAGTTTGAAAACCTTGCGGTTCATCTTCGGCGCGATCTTCAGTTCGGCGCCCGCATCGTGACGCTCAAGCGGCAGGAGGCCGTGCCGCCCGTTTATGTCGGCAGTGGCGTCGTCTTCGTTCATGCGCTGGAAGGCGAAGCGACATACGGCTACGGCAAGCAGGAATTCAATATGCGCGCGGGAGACAGTATCTGCGTCGATGCCGAGATGCGTCACGGGATCCTGTCGGTCATCACACCGGAGTTCAGGTTCCTGACCGTGCAGGCCGAGATCCAGAGATGA
- a CDS encoding 2OG-Fe(II) oxygenase family protein, which translates to MVYAEAKPMDSNEIPVIDITSLRDGTDPVSVAEALHAASTGLGFIYIGGHGIPEQCISSARSLAFDFFRSSPERKDMVRVSSSHRGWLAPGGARMGDKLKADLKESFVWGMQDENGDTVADHPLRGRNRWPDFLPDLEPAAMEYFRQAHEVAHHLMRGFAIGLGLEESFFLKTASRPLSRASFVYYPAQPEDMGADQFGVGPHTDFGVLTVLCQDAVGGLQVEDVNGDWLQAPPIEGTLVVNVADLLARWTGGAYKSTPHRVVNSSGKERLSLVLAFDPNPETMIDAREIYGADHNPVEDAITCGDYLQWRFDRAFAYRKTE; encoded by the coding sequence ATGGTCTACGCTGAAGCCAAACCGATGGACTCGAACGAGATCCCGGTCATCGACATCACCTCCCTGCGGGACGGAACCGATCCGGTCTCCGTGGCCGAAGCCCTGCATGCGGCCAGTACCGGCCTCGGATTCATCTATATCGGCGGTCATGGCATTCCGGAGCAGTGCATTTCCTCGGCCCGCAGCCTCGCTTTTGACTTTTTCCGGAGTTCGCCGGAGCGGAAAGACATGGTTCGGGTATCGTCCAGCCACAGAGGATGGCTGGCGCCGGGTGGCGCCAGAATGGGCGACAAGCTCAAGGCGGACCTGAAGGAGAGCTTCGTCTGGGGCATGCAGGATGAAAACGGGGATACGGTTGCCGATCATCCGCTCAGAGGGCGCAACCGGTGGCCCGACTTCCTTCCGGATCTGGAACCGGCTGCCATGGAGTATTTTCGCCAGGCCCACGAAGTGGCGCATCATCTCATGCGCGGTTTCGCGATCGGCCTGGGACTTGAGGAGAGTTTTTTCCTCAAAACGGCCTCGCGTCCCCTGAGCCGGGCGTCGTTCGTCTACTATCCGGCTCAGCCGGAAGACATGGGAGCCGACCAGTTCGGCGTCGGGCCGCACACGGATTTTGGCGTGCTGACCGTGTTGTGCCAGGACGCTGTCGGTGGACTTCAGGTAGAAGATGTCAATGGTGACTGGCTGCAGGCGCCGCCAATCGAGGGAACCCTGGTTGTGAATGTCGCCGATCTTCTTGCCCGGTGGACAGGCGGGGCTTACAAATCGACACCGCACAGGGTCGTGAACAGTTCCGGCAAGGAGCGCCTTTCGCTTGTCCTCGCCTTTGATCCGAACCCGGAAACCATGATTGATGCGCGCGAGATCTATGGTGCCGATCACAACCCCGTTGAGGATGCCATAACCTGCGGGGATTATCTGCAGTGGCGGTTCGATCGTGCCTTCGCATACCGGAAGACCGAGTGA
- a CDS encoding peroxidase-related enzyme (This protein belongs to a clade of uncharacterized proteins related to peroxidases such as the alkylhydroperoxidase AhpD.) produces MTAWIEMISDEDASAELEDVLRLARTPHGTVDNVMRVHSLRPNTMKGHVILYRAALHDDANTLPEWLQETISSYVSILNGCPYSLANHWANARHLIGDDARADQIETALNARQPEDAFSGLELQFLKYAEKLTLRPADMTRSDVTALRHHGADDGQILEANQIIGYFNYVNRHLNGLGVTTDGDIVGYYGSE; encoded by the coding sequence ATGACAGCCTGGATCGAAATGATCTCCGACGAGGATGCCAGTGCCGAACTGGAGGACGTGCTTCGCCTTGCCCGAACGCCGCATGGCACCGTCGACAACGTGATGCGGGTTCATTCCCTCAGGCCAAACACCATGAAGGGCCACGTCATCCTCTATCGCGCCGCCCTGCATGATGACGCCAACACCCTGCCCGAATGGCTTCAGGAGACCATTTCCTCCTATGTTTCGATCCTGAACGGCTGCCCCTACTCGCTCGCCAATCACTGGGCCAACGCGCGCCATCTGATCGGCGACGACGCACGGGCGGATCAAATCGAAACGGCCTTGAACGCCCGGCAGCCGGAAGACGCGTTTTCAGGCCTTGAGCTGCAGTTCCTGAAATACGCCGAAAAGCTCACGCTGCGGCCCGCGGACATGACCAGGTCCGACGTAACGGCGCTGCGGCACCACGGCGCCGATGACGGCCAGATCCTGGAGGCCAACCAGATCATCGGCTATTTCAACTATGTGAACAGGCATCTCAACGGTCTCGGCGTCACCACGGACGGAGACATCGTCGGCTATTACGGCTCCGAGTAG
- a CDS encoding amino acid ABC transporter permease — protein sequence MTVCRLLGLCGLALLLSGCSGNWGWYVVDPTVPAGWNNLKFLLSGLYYTLLLSFTAIVISIVVGLAVALPGLSTNPYLRRFNRVYVELVRAVPILVLILWVYYGLPQMTGLTITVFWAGVIALALSDSAFEAEIFRAGIQSIDKGQYEAAHSISLSYTDMMVYVILPQAVRRILPALGNQLVYMLKMSSLVSVIGMQELTRKANELVVVEYRPLEIYTVLVLEYLVLILIVSAGVRWLERKLQSDQRG from the coding sequence ATGACAGTCTGCCGACTTCTAGGTCTTTGCGGCCTCGCCCTGCTGCTCAGCGGCTGTTCCGGCAACTGGGGCTGGTACGTGGTCGACCCGACGGTGCCGGCCGGATGGAACAATCTCAAGTTTCTTCTCAGCGGCCTCTACTACACGTTGCTGCTGTCCTTCACCGCCATCGTCATCTCGATTGTCGTCGGTCTTGCCGTGGCGTTGCCCGGCCTGTCTACCAATCCGTATCTGAGGCGGTTCAACAGGGTCTATGTCGAACTGGTCAGGGCTGTGCCCATACTCGTTCTGATCCTGTGGGTCTATTACGGGCTGCCCCAGATGACGGGTCTCACGATCACGGTATTCTGGGCCGGTGTGATCGCCCTCGCCCTGTCGGACAGTGCCTTTGAAGCGGAAATCTTTCGCGCCGGCATTCAATCCATCGACAAGGGCCAGTACGAGGCCGCCCACTCGATTTCGCTCAGTTACACCGACATGATGGTCTATGTCATTCTTCCGCAGGCGGTGCGGCGGATACTTCCGGCCCTGGGCAACCAGCTCGTCTACATGCTGAAAATGTCCTCGCTCGTCTCGGTGATCGGCATGCAGGAACTGACGCGCAAGGCAAACGAACTTGTCGTCGTTGAATACAGGCCCCTGGAAATTTACACGGTGCTCGTCCTCGAGTACCTCGTGCTGATCCTGATCGTTTCGGCCGGGGTCCGGTGGCTGGAGCGGAAATTGCAGTCAGATCAACGCGGCTAG
- a CDS encoding amino acid ABC transporter ATP-binding protein, with protein sequence MIKVENVSKTFGDFQALKNVSLEVLAGEKVVVCGPSGSGKSTLIRCINGLERHDDGLIEVAGNELTHSGSSLRAVRSSVGMVFQQFNLFPHLTVKQNLTLGPLRTRKLSQVDADQLAMSYLERVRIPEQADKFPRQLSGGQQQRVAIARSLCMEPEIMLFDEPTSALDPEMINEVLDVMTELAESGMTMICVTHEMGFAKRVADTMVFMDHGEIVEKAAPEQFFSNPGTERCRDFLSKILAH encoded by the coding sequence ATGATCAAAGTCGAAAATGTTTCAAAGACCTTCGGAGACTTTCAGGCCCTGAAAAATGTTTCTCTTGAGGTGCTTGCGGGAGAGAAGGTCGTGGTCTGCGGACCGTCCGGCTCCGGGAAATCAACGCTGATACGGTGTATCAACGGGCTCGAACGGCACGATGACGGCCTCATTGAAGTCGCGGGAAACGAATTGACCCATTCCGGGTCCAGCTTGCGTGCAGTGCGGTCGTCCGTCGGTATGGTCTTCCAGCAGTTCAACCTGTTTCCGCATCTCACCGTGAAACAGAACCTGACGCTCGGACCGCTCAGAACCCGGAAATTGTCCCAGGTGGATGCCGACCAACTCGCGATGTCCTATCTCGAACGCGTGCGCATTCCCGAACAGGCCGACAAGTTTCCCCGGCAGCTTTCCGGCGGACAGCAGCAGCGTGTCGCGATCGCACGGTCCCTGTGCATGGAACCTGAGATCATGCTGTTCGACGAGCCGACTTCCGCGCTTGATCCGGAAATGATCAACGAAGTGCTCGACGTCATGACGGAGCTTGCCGAAAGCGGCATGACAATGATCTGCGTGACCCATGAAATGGGGTTCGCCAAGCGCGTGGCGGATACGATGGTCTTCATGGATCACGGCGAGATTGTCGAAAAAGCTGCACCGGAGCAGTTCTTCAGCAATCCCGGGACGGAACGGTGCCGGGACTTCCTCTCAAAAATCCTCGCGCACTGA
- a CDS encoding transporter substrate-binding domain-containing protein, translated as MKLIKTTATLCFLALATLPASAESALNDILNGGVLKVGTTGDWNPMTMKDITNNTYTGYDIDVMTELAKDLNVEVEFVPTDWKTLVSGVTAGKYHITGSASVSPARAKAAGYSTSYFSLATVPLILETNADKFKDWDDLNKSGVTVAATLGTTQEKQVKDFFPNATHQIVEAPARDFQEVLAGRADAHITSNVEALKLVEKYPQMMIVPVSAPKAPTPIAMLLPQDDQVWINYVNTWIALKTERGFFDALGKKWRLKE; from the coding sequence ATGAAACTGATCAAGACAACGGCGACGCTTTGCTTTCTGGCACTTGCCACCCTTCCGGCGTCGGCCGAGTCGGCGCTCAACGATATTCTCAACGGCGGTGTTCTCAAGGTCGGCACGACCGGGGACTGGAACCCCATGACGATGAAGGACATCACGAACAACACCTATACCGGCTACGATATCGACGTCATGACCGAACTGGCAAAGGATCTCAACGTCGAGGTCGAGTTCGTTCCGACTGACTGGAAAACACTGGTCAGCGGTGTCACGGCGGGCAAGTACCACATCACCGGTTCCGCGTCCGTTTCCCCGGCAAGGGCCAAGGCGGCTGGTTATTCGACATCCTATTTCTCGCTGGCAACCGTACCGCTCATCCTTGAAACGAACGCGGACAAGTTCAAGGACTGGGACGACCTCAACAAGAGCGGCGTAACCGTGGCCGCAACGCTCGGCACCACGCAGGAAAAGCAGGTCAAGGATTTCTTCCCCAACGCGACGCACCAGATCGTCGAAGCCCCGGCCCGTGATTTTCAGGAAGTGCTGGCAGGGCGCGCCGACGCGCATATCACGTCCAACGTCGAGGCACTCAAGCTCGTTGAAAAATATCCGCAGATGATGATCGTACCGGTGAGCGCCCCGAAGGCGCCGACGCCGATTGCCATGCTGCTGCCGCAGGACGACCAGGTGTGGATCAACTACGTCAACACGTGGATCGCGCTGAAGACGGAGCGGGGATTCTTCGACGCCCTCGGCAAGAAGTGGCGGCTCAAGGAGTGA
- a CDS encoding glutathione S-transferase, with translation MLKLYAVPVSLYCAKLRIVLRHKNLEWQELPPPGGYGSKAYKDLVPGGSLPALEHDGHLLSDSEAIAEYLNELEPEPDMLPGGRLERAGIRERSRFHDTRLEPALRAFFPMIGRNPGAEAVSEKWSALAERLEQMETLLPQATPHLTLADCGVPVTCLWIGELAPHFHAPSIVGTRMQRYLEGLMAHAAVAAELAQYAPRLKTWMASR, from the coding sequence ATGCTGAAGCTCTACGCCGTCCCCGTGAGCCTCTACTGCGCCAAGCTGCGCATCGTGCTCCGCCACAAGAACCTGGAATGGCAAGAACTCCCGCCTCCCGGGGGCTACGGGTCGAAGGCCTACAAGGACCTTGTTCCGGGCGGCAGCCTGCCGGCTCTCGAACATGACGGGCATCTGCTCAGCGATTCGGAGGCGATCGCCGAATATCTGAATGAGCTTGAGCCCGAACCGGACATGCTGCCGGGCGGCAGGCTCGAACGCGCCGGGATCCGTGAACGGTCGCGGTTTCACGACACCCGGCTCGAACCGGCCTTGCGCGCATTCTTTCCGATGATCGGCCGCAATCCCGGCGCCGAGGCGGTTTCCGAAAAATGGAGCGCCTTGGCGGAGCGGCTCGAACAGATGGAAACACTCCTCCCGCAGGCCACGCCGCACCTGACGCTTGCCGATTGCGGGGTGCCGGTCACCTGCCTTTGGATCGGTGAACTGGCGCCGCACTTTCACGCTCCTTCCATCGTGGGCACCCGCATGCAGCGCTATCTTGAGGGCCTGATGGCGCACGCCGCTGTGGCTGCTGAGCTTGCGCAATACGCACCGCGCCTGAAGACATGGATGGCGTCCCGATGA
- a CDS encoding creatininase family protein, producing MRLDLCSWLEVDAYLQRNTTVILPTGSTEQHGPMGLIGTDALCAETIARLAGERTGTLVAPTLAYTPAPFNMAFPGTISVSAETFRNVVAEIMTCLYGQGFRRIYVLNGHGANLEPIRQAARGIEAAEDREFRLRSWWEFEAVGKLRSELYGDWEGMHATPSEVAITQAAHRVLPPGTATEPPRKLSADYIRSHAGDRHGPPDEHRRDFPDGRVGSHSALARPEHGTALIEAAVDGLTGDLQEWLAKDWTPEHRAD from the coding sequence ATGAGACTTGATCTGTGCAGCTGGCTCGAGGTGGACGCCTATCTTCAGCGAAATACGACGGTCATTTTACCCACCGGTTCGACCGAACAGCATGGTCCGATGGGACTGATCGGCACGGATGCGCTGTGCGCCGAGACCATCGCCCGGCTAGCGGGCGAGCGAACCGGAACACTCGTCGCCCCGACGCTCGCCTATACGCCGGCACCGTTCAACATGGCGTTTCCGGGAACAATCTCCGTCTCGGCGGAAACATTCAGGAATGTTGTCGCCGAGATCATGACGTGCCTCTACGGACAGGGGTTTCGCAGGATCTATGTGCTGAACGGCCATGGGGCGAACCTGGAACCGATCCGCCAGGCCGCCAGAGGGATCGAAGCTGCCGAAGACCGGGAATTCCGGTTGCGCTCCTGGTGGGAGTTCGAGGCCGTCGGAAAACTGAGGTCCGAGCTCTATGGCGACTGGGAGGGCATGCATGCAACGCCCTCGGAAGTCGCCATCACCCAGGCAGCCCATCGCGTCCTGCCGCCCGGAACGGCAACCGAGCCGCCCCGGAAACTGTCGGCGGACTACATCAGGAGCCACGCGGGAGACCGGCACGGCCCACCCGACGAACACCGCCGCGATTTCCCGGACGGGCGCGTCGGCTCTCATTCCGCGCTCGCAAGACCAGAACACGGCACGGCCCTGATCGAGGCGGCGGTTGATGGCTTGACCGGAGATTTGCAGGAGTGGCTGGCCAAAGACTGGACGCCCGAGCATCGGGCTGATTGA